The following nucleotide sequence is from Buchnera aphidicola (Schlechtendalia peitan).
GAAATAATAAAAATAAAATACCACATCAAATATGATTTAATGCCGAATTTTTTTAAAAAAAGAATGTTTTTCAAAAAAAAAATAGTTATATTAGATTTATCTAACACTATGCTTACTGAAAGCGTTCAAAAAAAATTGTCTAATTTATCTGATTCTATAAATTCTGATATACTTCTTATTATTAAAAAAAATAAAAAAGAACACATATTAGATGATATTTGGTTTAAAATATTTAAATTAAAAGGTACAATTATATATTGTCATACTCTTTTAGATGAAAAAATAAATATTTGGATAAAAAATAAAATACATAATTTGAAGATAAACATTTGTGAAAACGCAAAAAATGTGTTAATAAAATTCTATCAAGGAAATATAATTTCCTTATGTAATTTATTAAATGTTTTAGCGCTAACTTGGCCAAACACTAAAATAAACAAAGAAAATATTCTTAGTATTATAAACGATGAAGCAATTTTTACATTGCAAGAATGGATAGATACAATACTTATTGGAGATTTTAAAAAATCTATAAGAATTTTAAATATTTTTATTGTACAAAATTACAATCAAATAATACTAATACGTTATTTGCAAAATTACTTACTTATAATATTAACGATAAAAAATAAGGAAATTAATAACATTAACTGTGTTCTAAAAACAATAAAAATGTCACAAAGTAGATACGAATTTTTAAAAAATATTGCACGTAAAAAAAGTTTTAAAAACATGCATGAATCTATTCAATTATTAACAAAAATAGAAATTAGTATTAAAAAAAGCTATAGAAAATCTATATGGAATCAATTAAAAATCCTATCGCACATGATAAGTCAAAATAATTAAAAATTTTACATTTAAATAGGAAAAAAATGACATCATTATATGCAATATTAGGTGGTAGTTTTAATCCTATACACTGCGGTCATATAATTATAACAGAAATATTAGCAAAAAAAATTTATTTACAAAACGTAATTTTATTACCTAAGTATATTCATTCAAATCAATGTAAATTGAATATCTTGACAAAACACAGAATTAAAATGTTAAAATTAGCAATAAAAAATAAGCCACTATTTAAAATTAATAATCTAGAAATAAAAAAAAAATATCTTATACTATTGACTTATTAAAAGAACTAAGAAAAAAACTAGGATATACAAAACCATTAGGATTTATTATAGGATTTGATAATTTAATCACTTTAAATAAATGGTATAAATGGA
It contains:
- the holA gene encoding DNA polymerase III subunit delta — translated: MNIINPEQLFLSFFNNLQPYYIIIGNNEFFIHESEKIIFSIAQKYGFSKTEIIKIKYHIKYDLMPNFFKKRMFFKKKIVILDLSNTMLTESVQKKLSNLSDSINSDILLIIKKNKKEHILDDIWFKIFKLKGTIIYCHTLLDEKINIWIKNKIHNLKINICENAKNVLIKFYQGNIISLCNLLNVLALTWPNTKINKENILSIINDEAIFTLQEWIDTILIGDFKKSIRILNIFIVQNYNQIILIRYLQNYLLIILTIKNKEINNINCVLKTIKMSQSRYEFLKNIARKKSFKNMHESIQLLTKIEISIKKSYRKSIWNQLKILSHMISQNN